The following are encoded together in the Flavobacterium sp. TR2 genome:
- a CDS encoding oxidoreductase: MKKLSLFCVIFILLMSFRSFNNKTDIVYNNGFTSMTIDTLFKDRISIRAILIDKNKVWYGADNSRFGCYDLDKKEKFEEHIYRDTLKLEFRSIAQTSKDIFLLSVANPALLYSVSKKDRKVKLVYKEVNPKVFYDSMQFWNDKEGIAIGDPTEDTFSIIVTRDGGETWTKLLSDKLPTNSTGEAAFAASNTNIVIKGNDTWLVSGGKKARVFYSPDKAKTWKVVETPIVQGKQMTGIFTADFYDSKQGFIAGGDYDLPNNKANNKAFTKDGGKTWQLIGQNMGFGYASCVQYVPGGNGREIVCVGSEGIQYSQNGGENWMQLSTDTKFFTIRFVNRNTAIAAGHNKVVRLNFK, translated from the coding sequence ATGAAAAAACTCTCTTTATTTTGTGTTATTTTTATTTTATTGATGTCTTTTAGATCATTTAATAATAAAACTGATATTGTTTACAATAACGGCTTTACTTCAATGACAATTGATACATTATTTAAGGACAGAATTAGTATTAGAGCAATTCTTATTGATAAAAATAAAGTTTGGTACGGAGCAGATAATTCTCGTTTTGGTTGCTATGATTTGGATAAAAAAGAAAAATTCGAAGAGCATATTTATCGCGATACGCTCAAATTAGAATTTAGAAGCATCGCGCAAACCTCAAAAGATATTTTTTTATTGAGTGTGGCAAATCCAGCGCTTCTTTATTCAGTTTCAAAAAAGGACCGCAAGGTCAAATTGGTTTATAAAGAAGTTAATCCGAAAGTTTTTTACGATAGTATGCAGTTCTGGAACGATAAGGAAGGAATTGCGATTGGAGATCCAACAGAAGATACTTTTTCTATTATTGTTACTCGCGACGGCGGAGAAACTTGGACAAAACTGCTTTCTGATAAATTGCCAACAAATAGTACTGGAGAAGCTGCTTTTGCAGCCAGCAATACGAACATTGTTATAAAAGGTAATGATACTTGGCTAGTTTCGGGCGGGAAAAAAGCGCGTGTTTTTTATTCTCCTGACAAGGCAAAAACATGGAAAGTTGTAGAAACTCCAATTGTGCAGGGAAAACAAATGACAGGAATTTTTACTGCTGATTTTTATGATTCTAAGCAAGGTTTTATTGCTGGAGGAGATTATGATCTTCCTAATAATAAAGCCAATAATAAAGCTTTTACAAAAGATGGTGGCAAAACTTGGCAATTAATTGGCCAAAATATGGGATTTGGTTATGCATCATGCGTACAATATGTTCCTGGAGGCAATGGAAGAGAAATTGTTTGCGTAGGTTCTGAAGGAATACAATATTCTCAAAATGGAGGAGAAAACTGGATGCAGCTTTCTACAGATACCAAATTTTTCACTATTCGATTTGTGAACAGAAATACTGCCATCGCAGCTGGACATAACAAAGTGGTTAGGCTTAATTTTAAATAA
- a CDS encoding KUP/HAK/KT family potassium transporter — protein MSASHKNLHSKLSIGGLLITLGIIYGDIGTSPLYVMKAILGDHTINADIVLGGISCVFWTLTLQTTIKYVLITLSADNHGEGGIFALYALVKKTKIQWLIVPAIIGGSALLADGIITPPISISSAVEGIRAFYPTMETQTIVYIVITILFVLFTIQQFGTKLVGKFFAPMMLIWFAMLGTLGAIQVINYPEVIKAINPYYAYHLLSIHPDGFFVLGFVFLCTTGAEALYSDMGHCGRKNIRISWMFVKATLVLNYFGQAAYLIHHEGSTLQQLGGENGNPFYLIMPHWFLPFGIVVATLAAVIASQALISGSFTLINEAMRLNFWPKVKIKYPTEVKGQLYIPSINWLLFFGCVGIVLHFEKSGNMEHAYGLAIILCMIMTTILLNYYLIMKRVKLYFMVPLITIYLLIEFSFLFANITKFAEGGYVTLIIASLLISVMTIWYLAKKINKNYTKVVKVDDYKQVLVELSQDLSIPKYATHLVYMTNANRVDELEEKIIYSILQKRPKRADIYWFVHVNILTEPYKTQYKVTEIAKDDIYRIDFNLGFREPTKINLMFREVIKDMVKRGEVDITSRYESLNKNNIIGDFKFVLSEKFLSNDNDLRWHENIIMNSYFFIKKLSLSEERAFGLDSSSVKIEKFPMVLHAPENIGLTRITK, from the coding sequence ATGAGCGCATCGCATAAAAACTTACATAGTAAGTTGTCTATTGGGGGTTTATTGATTACTTTAGGGATTATTTATGGAGATATTGGTACTTCTCCATTATACGTAATGAAGGCTATTTTGGGCGATCACACGATAAATGCCGACATTGTTCTAGGAGGTATTTCTTGTGTGTTTTGGACCTTAACATTACAAACTACAATTAAATATGTACTTATTACTTTAAGTGCAGATAACCATGGTGAAGGAGGAATTTTTGCTTTGTATGCATTGGTCAAGAAAACAAAAATTCAATGGCTCATAGTTCCCGCAATTATTGGAGGTAGCGCCCTGCTTGCAGACGGAATTATTACGCCTCCCATTTCAATTTCTTCTGCTGTAGAAGGAATTAGGGCATTTTACCCGACAATGGAGACCCAAACCATTGTGTATATCGTAATAACCATTTTATTCGTTTTATTTACAATTCAGCAGTTCGGAACCAAATTGGTTGGTAAATTCTTTGCCCCGATGATGCTGATCTGGTTTGCTATGCTAGGCACCTTAGGGGCAATTCAAGTAATTAACTACCCAGAAGTTATCAAAGCGATTAATCCATACTACGCTTATCATTTATTATCGATACATCCTGACGGTTTCTTCGTTCTTGGTTTCGTATTCTTATGTACAACTGGAGCCGAAGCTTTGTATTCTGACATGGGTCACTGTGGAAGAAAAAACATTAGAATCAGCTGGATGTTTGTAAAAGCGACATTGGTTTTAAACTATTTTGGTCAAGCAGCTTATTTAATCCACCACGAAGGAAGCACTTTGCAGCAATTAGGCGGAGAAAACGGAAATCCGTTTTACTTAATCATGCCGCATTGGTTTTTACCTTTCGGAATTGTAGTTGCAACTCTTGCAGCGGTAATTGCTTCACAAGCGCTTATCTCTGGTTCGTTTACATTAATTAACGAAGCAATGCGTCTGAACTTCTGGCCAAAAGTAAAAATCAAATATCCGACAGAAGTAAAAGGCCAATTATACATTCCATCCATCAACTGGCTGTTGTTTTTTGGCTGTGTTGGAATTGTTTTGCATTTCGAGAAATCAGGAAACATGGAACACGCGTATGGTCTTGCCATTATTTTATGTATGATCATGACAACGATTCTGTTAAACTATTACTTGATCATGAAACGTGTAAAACTGTACTTTATGGTGCCGTTGATCACTATTTATCTGTTGATTGAGTTCAGTTTCCTTTTTGCTAATATTACCAAATTTGCAGAAGGCGGTTATGTAACGTTAATCATTGCGAGTTTATTGATTTCTGTAATGACAATCTGGTATTTGGCTAAGAAAATCAACAAAAACTACACGAAAGTGGTTAAAGTTGACGATTACAAACAAGTTCTAGTAGAGTTAAGCCAAGATTTATCTATTCCAAAATATGCTACGCACTTGGTTTATATGACCAATGCGAATCGTGTGGATGAATTGGAGGAAAAAATCATTTATTCTATCCTTCAAAAACGTCCAAAAAGAGCCGATATTTATTGGTTTGTTCACGTAAATATTTTGACTGAGCCATACAAAACACAGTATAAAGTAACTGAAATTGCTAAAGATGATATTTACAGAATTGATTTCAACTTAGGTTTTAGAGAACCAACCAAAATCAATTTAATGTTTAGAGAAGTTATCAAAGACATGGTAAAACGAGGCGAAGTAGATATTACGAGCCGTTATGAATCTTTAAACAAAAACAATATTATTGGAGACTTTAAATTTGTATTGTCTGAGAAATTCCTATCAAACGACAACGATTTAAGATGGCATGAAAACATTATCATGAATTCTTATTTCTTCATTAAAAAACTGAGTTTGTCTGAAGAAAGAGCTTTTGGTCTAGACAGCAGTTCTGTTAAAATAGAGAAATTCCCAATGGTGCTTCACGCTCCAGAAAACATTGGATTAACGCGTATTACAAAATAA
- a CDS encoding RsmB/NOP family class I SAM-dependent RNA methyltransferase, producing MRLHRNLVYTTIDSLNAIFNEGEYADKVVARALKKDKRWGSSDRKFVAETIYEIVRWKRLYAEIAEVKEPYDRDNLWRMFAVWAVLRGYPIPDWRQLEGTPERKIKGRFDELSKTRAIKESIPDWMDELGVKELGEKVWAKEIAAQNQPAKVILRTNTLKGTKESLRNTLMDLNIETEYLKDQPDALVLKERANVFLTDAFKQGLFEVQDANSQLVAGFLDVKPGMRVVDTCAGAGGKTLHMASLMENKGQLIAMDLYESKLKQLKLRAKRNGAFNIEYRIIDSTKVIKKLHEKADRVLIDAPCSGLGVLKRNPDSKWKLQPEFIDNIRKVQSEVLESYSKIVKPGGKLVYATCSVLPSENQEQVEKFLKTEIGKQFTFIEDRKMLASESGFDGFYMALLERKK from the coding sequence ATGAGATTACACAGAAATTTAGTTTATACTACCATTGACTCTTTGAATGCAATTTTCAACGAAGGAGAATATGCTGATAAAGTGGTAGCCAGAGCATTAAAAAAAGACAAACGTTGGGGAAGTTCTGACAGGAAATTTGTTGCTGAAACGATATACGAAATTGTTCGCTGGAAACGATTATACGCTGAAATTGCCGAAGTAAAAGAACCTTACGACAGAGACAATCTATGGAGAATGTTTGCCGTTTGGGCTGTTTTACGCGGTTACCCAATTCCAGATTGGAGACAACTGGAAGGAACTCCTGAAAGAAAAATCAAAGGGCGTTTTGACGAATTATCAAAAACTAGAGCAATTAAAGAATCTATTCCAGATTGGATGGATGAATTGGGTGTGAAAGAACTTGGAGAAAAAGTTTGGGCAAAAGAAATTGCTGCACAAAATCAGCCGGCAAAAGTTATTTTGAGAACTAATACTTTAAAAGGAACCAAAGAAAGCCTTAGAAATACTTTAATGGATTTAAATATTGAAACAGAATATTTAAAAGACCAGCCAGATGCTCTTGTTTTAAAAGAAAGAGCCAATGTATTTTTGACAGATGCTTTCAAACAGGGACTTTTTGAAGTTCAAGATGCCAATTCACAATTGGTTGCAGGATTTTTGGACGTAAAACCTGGTATGCGTGTGGTTGACACTTGTGCAGGTGCGGGCGGAAAAACATTGCATATGGCTTCTTTAATGGAAAATAAAGGACAGCTGATTGCAATGGATTTGTACGAAAGCAAATTGAAACAATTGAAACTCAGAGCCAAAAGAAACGGCGCATTTAATATTGAATACCGCATTATCGACAGTACAAAAGTGATTAAAAAATTACACGAAAAAGCTGATCGCGTTTTAATTGATGCACCTTGCAGCGGATTGGGAGTTTTGAAAAGAAACCCTGATTCTAAATGGAAATTACAGCCAGAATTTATCGACAACATTCGTAAAGTTCAGAGCGAAGTTCTAGAAAGCTATTCTAAAATTGTAAAGCCAGGCGGGAAATTAGTTTATGCAACCTGTTCGGTTCTTCCATCAGAAAACCAAGAGCAGGTAGAAAAGTTCTTAAAAACAGAAATCGGAAAGCAGTTTACTTTTATTGAAGACCGTAAAATGTTAGCTTCAGAGTCTGGTTTTGACGGATTTTATATGGCTTTACTGGAACGTAAAAAATAA
- a CDS encoding AMP-binding protein, with protein MQNLTQNNVHNYFKLNGYHLNAKDLCRVAYSYIKEGDAYEQSIGEFFLDWFDKKDFIEMTTSGTTGLPKLVRLKKQAMIQSALATGDFFDLKPGDKALLCLPTQFIAGKMMLVRSLILGLELDVVSPSLHPLELNTTTYDFVAMVPLQVQNSIKGLSKVRKLIIGGAKLDSALEEKLLPLKTEIYETYGMTETITHIAAKRLGDSVFSILPNVKISQDDRSCLVIHVATISDEPIVTNDLVELLNEQQFKFLGRIDNVINSGGVKLIPEQIEAKLIGKIANRFFVTGLPDTTLGEKLVLVIEGEKQEFAPDFFDVLGKYEKPKEIVFVSKFKENENGKLLRKPTLQE; from the coding sequence ATGCAAAACTTAACTCAAAATAACGTTCATAATTATTTTAAATTAAATGGCTATCATCTAAATGCAAAAGATTTGTGCCGTGTCGCTTATAGTTACATAAAAGAAGGCGATGCCTACGAACAGTCAATTGGAGAATTCTTCTTGGATTGGTTTGATAAAAAAGATTTTATAGAAATGACCACTTCTGGCACAACAGGTCTTCCAAAATTAGTCAGGCTCAAAAAGCAGGCTATGATTCAGTCGGCATTAGCAACGGGTGATTTTTTTGATTTGAAACCTGGCGATAAGGCTTTATTATGTCTGCCAACGCAGTTTATTGCGGGAAAAATGATGCTGGTAAGGAGTTTGATTTTAGGATTAGAATTGGATGTCGTTTCGCCAAGCCTGCATCCGCTGGAGTTAAATACGACTACCTACGATTTTGTAGCAATGGTGCCGCTTCAAGTTCAAAATTCTATAAAAGGGCTTTCTAAAGTGCGCAAACTTATTATTGGCGGTGCAAAATTAGATTCGGCTCTTGAAGAAAAACTTCTGCCTCTAAAAACAGAAATCTATGAAACATATGGAATGACCGAAACGATCACGCATATCGCAGCGAAACGTTTGGGCGATTCTGTTTTTTCGATTCTGCCGAATGTGAAAATTTCTCAAGACGATCGCAGCTGTCTGGTAATTCATGTGGCAACAATCTCAGACGAACCAATTGTTACGAATGATTTGGTAGAATTGCTGAATGAACAGCAGTTTAAATTTTTAGGAAGAATTGATAATGTAATCAATAGTGGAGGAGTGAAGCTGATTCCAGAACAGATAGAAGCTAAATTGATCGGAAAGATTGCCAACAGATTTTTTGTCACGGGACTTCCAGATACTACTTTAGGAGAAAAATTAGTTTTAGTCATCGAAGGAGAAAAACAAGAATTTGCTCCTGATTTCTTTGATGTTCTGGGGAAATACGAAAAGCCAAAAGAAATTGTTTTTGTCTCAAAATTCAAAGAGAACGAAAACGGAAAATTGCTACGCAAACCCACCCTTCAAGAGTAA
- a CDS encoding CPBP family intramembrane glutamic endopeptidase has translation MFLEQGIKPENKFWKYLLGSVFIISASFIGQIPITLAVFYKTFTDHIAFPTTNEGIMKMFESNTTLFLIMISFVFAFAGIYFVVKYIHHQTILSVTTSRPKVDWKRIWFSFFLWSFFSFLSFLFVYLKAPEQFVFQFKLIPFLILAVLGSVLIPIQTTTEEYVFRGYLMQGFANLAQNRWFPLLMTSLIFGSMHWTNPEVGKMGNIIMVYYIGTGLFLGIVTLMDEGMELALGFHAANNLVGALLVTSDWTVFQTNSIFKDLSEPSAGIDVILPVVVIYPILLFIFSKKYGWTNWKERLTGKISNVKLNA, from the coding sequence ATGTTTTTAGAACAAGGGATTAAACCCGAAAATAAATTTTGGAAATATCTTTTAGGATCAGTCTTTATTATTTCAGCATCTTTTATAGGCCAAATTCCAATTACCCTAGCTGTATTTTATAAAACATTTACCGATCATATTGCTTTTCCGACAACAAATGAAGGGATAATGAAAATGTTTGAATCGAATACCACTCTTTTTTTGATAATGATTTCATTTGTTTTTGCTTTTGCAGGAATTTATTTTGTTGTAAAATATATTCATCATCAAACTATATTGTCCGTTACAACTTCAAGGCCTAAAGTAGACTGGAAAAGAATCTGGTTTTCTTTCTTTTTGTGGTCTTTTTTCTCGTTCCTCAGCTTTTTGTTTGTGTATCTAAAGGCGCCCGAACAATTTGTGTTTCAGTTTAAATTAATTCCTTTCTTGATATTGGCAGTTTTAGGAAGTGTATTGATTCCAATTCAGACTACTACTGAAGAATATGTCTTTAGAGGTTATCTCATGCAGGGATTTGCCAATTTAGCTCAAAACAGATGGTTTCCGCTGCTGATGACTTCTCTTATATTTGGCTCGATGCATTGGACAAATCCTGAAGTTGGCAAAATGGGGAATATCATAATGGTTTATTATATCGGAACGGGATTGTTTTTAGGGATTGTCACTTTGATGGATGAAGGAATGGAATTGGCACTCGGTTTTCATGCCGCAAACAATCTTGTTGGAGCTTTATTGGTGACTTCAGATTGGACCGTTTTTCAAACAAATTCAATATTTAAAGACCTTTCAGAACCGTCAGCAGGTATAGATGTAATTCTGCCTGTTGTTGTTATTTATCCTATTCTGTTGTTTATTTTTAGTAAAAAATACGGTTGGACAAATTGGAAGGAAAGGCTAACAGGAAAAATTAGTAATGTCAAATTAAATGCTTAA
- the arsC gene encoding arsenate reductase (glutaredoxin) (This arsenate reductase requires both glutathione and glutaredoxin to convert arsenate to arsenite, after which the efflux transporter formed by ArsA and ArsB can extrude the arsenite from the cell, providing resistance.), with protein sequence MIQIYHNPRCGKSRNCLAFIEQSNQDFEIIPYLTETPTFEELKTLLGQLNLEPIQLIRTKEKIWIENFKGKTLTDEEIITAMVENPILIERPIVVKDGKAIIGRDPELVASFLD encoded by the coding sequence ATGATACAAATTTACCACAATCCGAGATGCGGAAAATCAAGAAATTGCCTTGCTTTTATTGAACAATCGAACCAAGATTTTGAAATCATACCTTACTTAACCGAAACTCCTACTTTTGAAGAGTTAAAAACATTATTAGGCCAATTAAATCTTGAGCCGATACAGCTGATTAGAACCAAAGAAAAAATCTGGATTGAAAACTTTAAAGGCAAGACTTTGACTGATGAAGAAATCATAACTGCAATGGTAGAAAATCCTATTTTAATTGAACGCCCGATTGTGGTAAAAGACGGAAAAGCCATAATTGGCCGAGATCCAGAATTGGTAGCTTCTTTTTTAGATTGA
- a CDS encoding outer membrane beta-barrel family protein — protein sequence MKKIKFAVLLVFLFTSFYNYSQQGPGGRPKVKVTGKVFEKVSKQPLEYATISLTAPNDTKVVAGGITNPKGEFEVAVAPGTYDIKVEFISFKSTEIKQKSIQGDTNLGVVNLSEDAAQLNEVVVRAEKSTVEIKLDKKVYNVGQDMIVKGGSVSDVLDNVPSVSVDTEGNVSLRGSDNIRILIDGRPSQAINIAEALRQLPADAIDKVEVITNPSARYDAEGGSGIINIILKKGKNQGFNGTFIASTGLPETYGLSANVNYKTEKLNYFTTAGYNYRTTEGAGKTNSEYLNPDKTTKNFLDEDRDTKRIRNGFNGRAGVEWTITPSTFWTNAINYQKNTGDDRDLINYYNYDANRVYTGTSYRLNDADTGSENFEYTSNLIKNFNDKGHKLTADLSISRNTDDSFSTITASPNFNNTLNDQIQKQVLFQADYVLPLGKGGQFEAGYKGSFGDLNNEYYVATLVDGVSIKNPNLSNTLEYKENINALYTQYGFKVNKFSYLFGLRWEDTDIHVNLLDNSVFNTKKYNNLFPSAFVSYEISDQSNFSASYSKRLSRPRGRFMNPAVNYASNVNIFQGNPDLDPSLTDKYDIGYIKKWDKVTFNTSAYFEDTKDVFSFVRSPTGDVVTPDGEVVTPAPGETVEGTPIIKSQPINLGKEQKFGFEFTFNYTPYKWWKLNSNFNFFNVKTTGEHSYTDTRGNVIVQNLDNQANSWFARVNSKVTLPYKIDWQLTAMYNGEQKTAQGKNLGQFGMNTAFSKDVMKDKATIAFNISDVFNSRKMRSYTYLDDVNSYSEFQFRKRQFNLSFTYRFNKPKSERDKNAQPRNDGGGEGGGDFPG from the coding sequence ATGAAAAAAATCAAATTTGCTGTATTGCTTGTATTCTTGTTTACAAGTTTTTACAATTACTCTCAACAAGGTCCGGGAGGCAGACCCAAAGTAAAAGTCACCGGAAAAGTTTTCGAGAAAGTAAGCAAACAACCATTAGAGTATGCTACAATTTCGCTTACTGCCCCAAATGACACCAAAGTTGTCGCTGGCGGTATTACAAATCCAAAAGGAGAATTTGAAGTTGCAGTTGCACCTGGAACTTACGACATAAAAGTGGAGTTTATTTCGTTCAAATCGACTGAAATTAAACAAAAAAGCATTCAAGGCGACACCAATTTGGGCGTTGTAAACTTATCAGAAGATGCTGCGCAACTTAATGAAGTGGTAGTTCGCGCTGAAAAATCAACTGTAGAAATTAAACTCGACAAGAAAGTTTACAATGTTGGCCAAGATATGATTGTAAAAGGCGGAAGCGTTAGTGATGTTTTAGACAACGTTCCTTCTGTTTCTGTTGATACTGAAGGAAATGTAAGTTTGAGAGGAAGCGACAACATCCGCATTTTAATTGACGGAAGACCTTCTCAAGCCATAAATATAGCAGAAGCATTAAGACAGCTTCCAGCAGATGCAATTGACAAAGTAGAAGTAATTACAAATCCATCAGCGCGTTACGATGCTGAAGGAGGTTCAGGAATCATCAATATTATCCTTAAAAAAGGTAAAAATCAAGGCTTTAACGGAACTTTTATTGCTTCAACAGGTTTACCAGAAACGTACGGCTTAAGTGCCAATGTGAACTATAAAACCGAGAAGCTAAACTATTTTACAACTGCTGGCTACAACTACAGAACCACAGAAGGAGCTGGTAAGACAAATTCTGAATATTTAAATCCAGATAAAACAACAAAAAATTTCTTAGATGAAGATCGTGATACAAAACGTATCAGAAACGGTTTTAATGGAAGAGCTGGTGTAGAATGGACAATAACGCCATCTACATTCTGGACAAATGCCATCAACTACCAAAAAAATACTGGTGACGACAGGGATTTGATCAATTACTATAATTATGATGCCAATCGTGTTTATACTGGAACATCATACCGTTTAAACGATGCAGATACTGGAAGTGAAAACTTTGAGTATACTTCAAACTTAATCAAAAATTTCAACGATAAAGGACATAAACTTACTGCAGATCTTTCTATTTCAAGAAATACAGATGACAGTTTTAGCACCATTACAGCTTCACCAAATTTCAATAATACACTAAACGACCAAATACAAAAACAAGTATTATTTCAAGCAGATTATGTTCTTCCATTAGGAAAAGGAGGTCAGTTTGAAGCAGGATATAAAGGAAGCTTCGGAGATTTGAATAATGAATACTATGTTGCTACATTAGTAGATGGTGTTTCTATAAAAAACCCTAATTTATCTAATACTTTAGAATACAAAGAAAATATCAACGCGCTTTACACGCAATATGGCTTCAAAGTAAATAAATTCTCTTATTTATTTGGCTTAAGATGGGAAGACACAGATATTCATGTTAACTTATTAGACAACAGCGTTTTCAACACTAAAAAATACAACAACTTGTTTCCAAGTGCTTTTGTTAGTTACGAAATCTCAGATCAAAGCAACTTCTCTGCAAGCTACAGCAAACGTTTGTCTAGACCAAGAGGTCGTTTCATGAACCCTGCGGTAAACTATGCCAGCAATGTTAATATTTTTCAAGGAAACCCAGATTTAGATCCTTCTTTAACAGACAAATACGACATTGGATACATCAAAAAATGGGACAAAGTAACATTCAATACATCTGCCTATTTTGAAGACACAAAAGATGTTTTCAGTTTTGTAAGATCTCCTACAGGAGATGTTGTAACTCCTGACGGCGAAGTGGTAACTCCTGCGCCTGGCGAGACTGTTGAAGGTACGCCAATAATCAAAAGCCAGCCTATCAACTTAGGAAAAGAGCAAAAATTTGGTTTTGAATTTACATTCAATTACACTCCATACAAATGGTGGAAATTAAACAGCAACTTCAACTTTTTCAACGTAAAAACAACTGGAGAACACAGCTACACAGATACGCGTGGAAATGTTATTGTTCAAAATTTAGATAATCAAGCTAATTCTTGGTTCGCAAGAGTAAACTCTAAAGTTACCCTTCCGTACAAAATTGACTGGCAATTGACGGCAATGTACAACGGAGAGCAAAAAACAGCTCAAGGTAAAAACTTAGGCCAATTTGGAATGAATACTGCTTTCAGTAAAGACGTCATGAAGGACAAGGCAACCATTGCTTTTAACATTAGCGACGTATTTAATTCAAGAAAAATGAGATCTTACACCTATTTAGATGATGTAAATTCATATAGCGAATTCCAATTCCGTAAACGCCAATTCAATTTATCATTCACTTACCGTTTCAATAAACCCAAAAGCGAAAGAGACAAAAATGCACAGCCAAGAAATGACGGCGGCGGAGAAGGCGGCGGAGATTTTCCTGGATAA
- the fumC gene encoding class II fumarate hydratase, with the protein MKYRIEKDTMGEVQVPADKYWGAQTERSRNNFKIGPAASMPKEIIEGFAYLKKAAAYANYDLGVLPIEKRDAIAAVCDEILEGKLDDQFPLVIWQTGSGTQSNMNVNEVIANRAQVLKGFEIGEGEQFIKANDDVNKSQSSNDTFPTGMHIAAYKMVVETTIPGVEKLHATLAKKAAEYKDVVKIGRTHLMDATPLTLGQEISGYAAQLAFGLKALKNTLAHLSEIALGGTAVGTGLNTPKGYDVKVAEYIAKFTKHPFVTAENKFEALAAHDAIVETHGALKQLAVSLNKIANDVRMLASGPRSGIGEIHIPENEPGSSIMPGKVNPTQCEALTMVCAQVIGNDMAIAVGGMQGHYELNVFKPVMAANFLQSAQLLGDACVSFDEHCAQGIEPNHKRIKELVDNSLMLVTALNTKIGYYKAAEIAQTAHKNGTTLKAEAVRLGYVTPEDFDAWVKPEDMV; encoded by the coding sequence ATGAAATACAGAATAGAAAAAGACACTATGGGCGAAGTTCAAGTCCCAGCCGATAAATATTGGGGCGCACAAACAGAACGCTCTAGAAATAATTTTAAAATTGGACCCGCAGCATCAATGCCAAAAGAAATCATAGAAGGTTTTGCCTATCTAAAAAAAGCAGCCGCTTATGCCAATTATGATTTAGGCGTTTTACCAATCGAAAAACGAGATGCGATCGCTGCAGTCTGCGACGAAATTCTTGAAGGAAAACTAGACGATCAGTTTCCTCTCGTAATCTGGCAGACTGGTTCTGGAACGCAAAGCAACATGAATGTAAACGAAGTAATTGCCAACCGCGCACAGGTTCTCAAAGGCTTCGAAATTGGTGAAGGCGAGCAATTCATAAAAGCCAATGACGATGTCAATAAATCGCAATCTTCAAACGATACTTTCCCAACCGGAATGCACATTGCAGCTTATAAAATGGTCGTAGAAACTACTATTCCCGGAGTAGAAAAACTTCATGCTACTTTAGCTAAAAAAGCAGCAGAATATAAAGACGTTGTCAAAATCGGGCGCACACACTTAATGGATGCAACGCCATTAACACTTGGCCAAGAAATTTCTGGCTACGCAGCTCAATTGGCATTTGGTTTAAAAGCATTAAAAAACACCTTAGCCCATTTATCAGAAATTGCACTAGGAGGAACAGCGGTCGGAACTGGACTAAATACCCCGAAAGGATACGACGTAAAAGTTGCAGAATATATTGCCAAATTCACAAAACATCCTTTTGTGACCGCAGAAAACAAGTTTGAAGCGCTGGCCGCACACGATGCAATTGTCGAAACTCACGGAGCTTTAAAACAACTGGCTGTTTCATTAAACAAAATTGCCAACGATGTGAGAATGCTAGCTTCTGGTCCGCGTTCTGGAATTGGTGAAATCCATATTCCTGAAAATGAACCGGGGTCTTCTATCATGCCAGGAAAAGTAAATCCGACCCAATGCGAAGCCTTAACAATGGTTTGCGCACAAGTTATCGGAAATGATATGGCAATTGCTGTTGGCGGTATGCAAGGCCATTACGAATTGAATGTTTTCAAACCTGTTATGGCTGCCAACTTTTTACAATCGGCTCAATTGTTAGGAGATGCCTGTGTTTCTTTTGACGAACATTGCGCTCAAGGAATCGAACCAAATCACAAACGCATCAAAGAATTAGTTGATAATTCGTTAATGCTCGTTACGGCGTTAAATACTAAAATTGGCTATTACAAAGCCGCAGAAATTGCCCAAACCGCTCACAAAAACGGAACTACTTTAAAAGCAGAAGCTGTTCGTCTCGGTTATGTAACCCCAGAAGATTTTGATGCTTGGGTAAAGCCTGAAGATATGGTTTGA